Proteins encoded together in one Staphylococcus aureus window:
- the mhqR gene encoding MarR family transcriptional regulator MhqR: MDRTKQSLNVFVGMNRALDTLEQITKEDVKRYGLNITEFAVLELLYNKGPQPIQRIRDRVLIASSSISYVVSQLEDKGWITREKDKDDKRVYMACLTEKGQSQMADIFPKHAETLTKAFDVLTKDELTILQQAFKKLSAQSTEV, from the coding sequence ATGGATCGAACGAAACAATCTCTCAATGTTTTTGTCGGAATGAATAGGGCGTTAGACACATTAGAGCAAATTACAAAAGAAGACGTAAAGCGATATGGCTTAAATATTACTGAATTTGCAGTGCTCGAGTTGCTTTATAATAAAGGTCCGCAACCAATTCAACGTATTAGAGACCGCGTATTAATTGCAAGTAGCAGCATTTCATATGTTGTAAGTCAATTAGAGGACAAAGGTTGGATTACACGTGAAAAGGATAAAGATGATAAACGTGTATATATGGCTTGTTTAACTGAAAAAGGTCAAAGTCAAATGGCAGATATTTTCCCTAAGCATGCTGAGACATTAACAAAAGCGTTTGATGTGTTAACAAAGGATGAATTAACAATCTTACAACAAGCGTTTAAGAAACTAAGTGCACAATCTACAGAAGTGTAA
- a CDS encoding GNAT family N-acetyltransferase produces the protein MSNLEIKQGENKFYIGDDENNALAEITYRFVDNNEINIDHTGVSDELGGQGVGKKLLKAVVEHARENNLKIIASCSFAKHMLEKEDSYQDVYLG, from the coding sequence ATGAGTAACCTTGAAATCAAACAAGGCGAGAACAAATTCTATATTGGTGATGATGAAAATAATGCTTTAGCTGAAATCACATACCGTTTTGTGGATAATAATGAAATTAACATTGATCATACAGGCGTATCTGATGAACTTGGTGGTCAAGGTGTTGGCAAAAAACTACTTAAAGCAGTTGTTGAACACGCTCGAGAAAATAATTTGAAAATTATTGCCTCATGTTCATTTGCCAAACATATGTTAGAAAAAGAAGATTCATATCAAGATGTATATCTTGGTTAA